Proteins from a genomic interval of Treponema succinifaciens DSM 2489:
- a CDS encoding glycosyltransferase, with product MKLSEKMAVKYSDIVIGDNKGIIDYIKSEYSKTVKNKRVELIAYGGDQVSSVQDNSLFERYPFCREPYSVTVCRIEPENNVHVILEAFSEMLDETLVFVGNWEKSEYGRSLKEKFSVCKNIHLLAPIYEPHIVNWLRSNAHVYIHGHSAGGTNPSLVEAMNLSLPILAFDCVYNRATTEEKCLYWKIAEDLQNLMKNKSGKFAEIAHEMGEAGKHLYSWERIARQNNALYQ from the coding sequence TTGAAGCTCAGCGAGAAAATGGCGGTAAAATATTCTGACATTGTGATTGGCGACAACAAAGGGATTATTGACTACATAAAATCTGAATATTCAAAAACCGTAAAAAACAAGAGAGTTGAGCTGATTGCGTATGGCGGCGACCAGGTTTCGAGTGTTCAGGACAATTCTTTGTTTGAAAGATATCCGTTCTGCCGCGAGCCTTATTCGGTTACTGTCTGCCGGATTGAGCCTGAAAATAATGTCCATGTGATTCTTGAGGCATTCTCCGAAATGCTGGACGAGACTCTTGTTTTTGTAGGCAATTGGGAAAAATCGGAGTATGGTCGTAGCTTAAAAGAAAAATTCAGCGTATGCAAAAATATTCACTTGCTTGCACCGATTTACGAGCCGCATATCGTGAACTGGCTTCGCTCAAATGCCCATGTTTATATTCATGGACACAGCGCAGGCGGAACAAATCCATCTCTTGTTGAGGCGATGAATCTTTCTCTTCCGATTCTTGCGTTTGACTGCGTTTACAATCGCGCCACAACAGAAGAAAAATGCCTTTACTGGAAAATTGCGGAAGATTTGCAGAATCTGATGAAAAATAAAAGCGGAAAATTTGCGGAAATCGCGCACGAAATGGGCGAGGCTGGAAAACATCTTTACAGCTGGGAGCGGATTGCAAGGCAGAACAACGCTTTGTATCAGTAA
- a CDS encoding ImmA/IrrE family metallo-endopeptidase yields the protein MELHSFDWAEKHGFQRVYFKSESAELYEKNGRYTVFYNETKPPAHSKFSILHELFHYESNHDLNAGEKNTELYNVMPNLKKMLQKNKMLLLEK from the coding sequence TTGGAGCTTCATTCGTTTGACTGGGCAGAAAAACATGGCTTTCAACGAGTATATTTTAAAAGCGAATCGGCAGAACTGTATGAGAAAAATGGACGCTACACAGTCTTTTACAATGAAACAAAGCCGCCCGCACATTCAAAGTTTTCAATACTTCATGAGCTTTTTCATTATGAAAGCAATCATGATTTAAACGCAGGCGAAAAAAATACAGAACTTTATAATGTAATGCCTAATCTAAAAAAGATGTTGCAAAAGAACAAAATGCTTTTACTCGAGAAATAA
- a CDS encoding metallophosphoesterase — MFSKEELDCFRNHLHEINDSNSFPEECEFQLFLDKSLSTLENESPSYRPVGSDCKPGGLLDFSSEKIPSIIVPDIHARADFLLKLLDFKIEDESVLSLLNEKKIFVICVGDAFHSEMRGYERWIAAYKDWSMDVYAGQPMQEEMKENISTLMIIMELKNNFTENFHFLKGNHENIFNESSHGNLAFRKFVQEGSMCCDFIRQVYGDVILHLISLWEKALPVCALFYDFAVSHAEPACCFSRKQIVDYHKNDDVVLGLTWTANDAAEKGSVKKLFKNLNPSAKRSGVLWFGGHRPVKDGKYLLRQDGTYLQLHNPNEMNVAIVVPEKKFNPEIDIKSVL, encoded by the coding sequence ATGTTTTCAAAAGAAGAGCTGGATTGTTTTAGAAATCATCTGCATGAAATAAACGACTCAAATTCTTTTCCAGAAGAATGCGAATTTCAGCTCTTTTTGGATAAATCTTTGTCTACTCTTGAAAATGAAAGTCCGTCTTATAGACCTGTTGGTTCAGATTGCAAGCCAGGCGGTCTTCTTGATTTTTCGTCTGAAAAAATTCCTTCTATAATAGTTCCTGATATTCATGCACGCGCAGATTTTCTTTTAAAGCTGCTTGATTTTAAAATTGAAGATGAATCAGTTTTGTCTCTTTTGAATGAGAAAAAAATTTTTGTTATTTGCGTTGGAGATGCGTTTCATTCGGAGATGCGTGGTTATGAAAGGTGGATTGCGGCTTATAAAGACTGGTCGATGGATGTTTACGCCGGTCAGCCTATGCAGGAAGAAATGAAGGAAAATATTTCAACTCTTATGATTATCATGGAGCTAAAAAATAATTTCACTGAGAATTTTCACTTTTTAAAAGGAAACCACGAGAACATTTTTAATGAAAGCAGCCACGGAAATCTTGCTTTTAGAAAATTTGTGCAGGAAGGAAGCATGTGCTGCGATTTTATCCGGCAAGTTTACGGCGATGTGATTCTTCATTTGATAAGTCTGTGGGAAAAGGCTTTGCCGGTTTGCGCTTTGTTCTATGATTTTGCTGTGAGCCATGCCGAGCCTGCCTGCTGTTTTTCAAGAAAGCAAATTGTTGACTATCACAAAAATGACGATGTTGTTCTAGGTCTTACTTGGACTGCGAATGATGCGGCTGAAAAGGGGAGCGTGAAAAAGCTTTTTAAAAATTTGAATCCTTCCGCGAAAAGAAGCGGCGTTTTGTGGTTTGGCGGTCATCGTCCTGTAAAAGATGGAAAATATTTGCTGCGCCAAGACGGAACTTATCTGCAGCTTCATAATCCAAATGAAATGAATGTTGCTATTGTTGTTCCTGAAAAAAAATTCAATCCTGAAATTGACATAAAAAGTGTTTTATAA
- the lon gene encoding endopeptidase La — protein sequence MKKQPNEKEILGLPAETQLPLKLNILPIGGRPIFPGIFTPLMINNSEDIKVIENSLAGDGFIGIVMLKEDKENPTVVDLHKVGTVARIIKKINLPDGGVNVFVSTLQRFKIRKVLNSSNPIAAAVEYLEDEEDNTFEVKALTRALISEMKEISENNPMFSEEMRLNMVNIDHPGKIADFIVSILNIDKEEQQKVLEMTNVHKRMEQVLVFIKKEQEIFRVQKKIQTELNEKVEKNQREYFLREEMKSIQEELGIAGDSKTSDYQKFKSKIESFNFKGEVKEALDSELEKFHLLDPHDPDYNMSRNYLETVCSLPWNDEPLENYNIEKASKILENDHYGLEDVKKRIIEYLAVRMLKNDGKGSVLILVGPPGVGKTSVGRSIANAMNKKFFRFSVGGEHDESKIKGFRRTYIGSMPGQIIEGLKITKSKAPVFMIDEVDKMNASAQGDPAAALLEVLDPEQNSTFRDNYLNLPFDLSKVFFILTANTLDTIPRPLLDRAEIIELSGYIDQEKIEIARKYLLPKNLVKNGFKKNQVKYSKQAFALIATEYAREAGVRNFEKCIDKINRKLAAVEVSQLEKNGATDSAKIGEAVAKKIFSIDIPEVRKYLGKAIFDESQIKTASVPGTAIGLAWTSMGGDTLLLESIAIKSSKGGLQLTGQMGDVMKESAQIAMNWSRQFAIENKIKDSKWFEENTVHLHIPEGATPKDGPSAGITMAVTFTSLFKGKKIKTNLAMTGELSLTGQVLPIGGLREKTVAAKRNKIKTIIIPKANVRDLDEIPEHVKSGIKFIPVSNVQEVIDIVF from the coding sequence ATGAAAAAACAACCAAACGAAAAAGAAATTTTAGGACTTCCAGCTGAAACTCAGCTTCCTTTAAAACTTAATATTCTTCCTATTGGCGGCCGTCCGATTTTTCCGGGAATTTTTACGCCGCTTATGATAAATAATTCCGAGGATATAAAAGTTATTGAAAATTCTTTGGCAGGCGACGGTTTTATTGGAATCGTCATGTTAAAAGAAGACAAGGAAAATCCGACTGTTGTTGATCTTCATAAAGTTGGAACTGTTGCCCGCATTATAAAAAAAATAAATTTGCCTGATGGCGGTGTGAATGTTTTTGTTTCTACCTTGCAGCGTTTTAAAATCCGCAAGGTCTTGAACAGTTCAAATCCTATTGCCGCGGCTGTTGAATATCTTGAGGACGAAGAGGATAATACTTTTGAAGTAAAGGCTCTTACACGCGCTCTTATAAGTGAAATGAAGGAAATCAGCGAAAATAATCCGATGTTCAGCGAGGAAATGCGCCTTAACATGGTGAATATTGATCATCCCGGAAAAATCGCGGACTTCATTGTTTCTATTTTGAATATTGACAAAGAAGAACAGCAGAAAGTTCTTGAAATGACAAATGTTCACAAAAGAATGGAGCAGGTTCTTGTCTTTATAAAAAAAGAGCAGGAAATTTTCCGTGTTCAGAAAAAAATTCAGACTGAGCTTAATGAAAAAGTTGAAAAAAATCAGCGTGAATATTTTTTGCGCGAGGAAATGAAAAGCATTCAGGAAGAACTTGGAATTGCAGGGGATTCAAAGACAAGCGACTATCAGAAGTTTAAGTCAAAAATAGAATCATTTAATTTTAAAGGCGAAGTGAAAGAAGCGTTGGACAGCGAGCTTGAGAAATTTCATTTGCTTGATCCGCATGATCCTGATTACAACATGAGCCGAAATTATCTTGAAACGGTTTGTTCTCTTCCGTGGAATGACGAGCCGCTTGAAAACTACAATATTGAAAAAGCTTCAAAAATTCTTGAAAATGACCATTACGGTCTTGAAGATGTAAAAAAACGCATCATTGAATATCTTGCTGTGCGGATGCTAAAAAACGACGGAAAGGGGTCTGTGCTTATTCTTGTCGGACCTCCGGGAGTTGGAAAAACCAGCGTTGGACGTTCGATTGCAAATGCGATGAACAAAAAATTTTTTAGATTCAGCGTGGGCGGTGAGCATGATGAGTCCAAGATAAAAGGCTTCAGGCGGACTTATATCGGTTCTATGCCGGGACAAATTATCGAAGGCTTGAAAATTACAAAGTCAAAAGCTCCTGTTTTTATGATTGATGAAGTTGACAAGATGAATGCAAGCGCACAGGGAGATCCTGCTGCTGCATTGCTTGAGGTTCTTGATCCTGAGCAGAATTCAACTTTCCGCGACAACTATTTGAATTTGCCGTTCGATTTGAGCAAGGTTTTCTTTATCCTTACTGCGAACACTTTGGACACAATTCCTCGGCCATTGCTTGACCGCGCTGAAATAATTGAACTTTCCGGCTACATAGATCAGGAAAAAATTGAAATTGCGCGGAAATATTTGCTTCCGAAAAATCTTGTTAAAAACGGATTCAAAAAAAATCAGGTGAAATATTCAAAGCAGGCTTTTGCTTTAATTGCAACGGAATATGCAAGGGAAGCCGGAGTCCGCAATTTTGAAAAGTGCATTGATAAGATAAACAGAAAACTTGCCGCCGTGGAAGTAAGCCAGCTTGAGAAAAACGGAGCGACTGATTCTGCAAAGATTGGCGAGGCTGTTGCAAAGAAAATTTTCAGCATCGATATTCCAGAAGTCAGAAAATATCTTGGCAAGGCTATTTTTGATGAAAGCCAGATAAAAACAGCTTCTGTGCCAGGGACTGCAATTGGTCTTGCCTGGACAAGCATGGGCGGCGACACTTTGCTTTTGGAATCGATTGCGATAAAGTCTTCTAAAGGCGGGCTTCAGCTTACAGGACAAATGGGCGATGTTATGAAGGAAAGCGCACAGATTGCCATGAACTGGAGCCGTCAGTTTGCAATAGAAAATAAAATCAAGGACAGCAAATGGTTTGAGGAAAATACAGTTCATCTGCATATTCCAGAAGGCGCAACTCCCAAGGACGGGCCTAGCGCGGGAATTACGATGGCGGTAACTTTTACTTCGCTTTTTAAAGGAAAGAAAATAAAGACGAATCTTGCAATGACAGGTGAACTTAGCCTTACTGGTCAGGTGCTTCCGATTGGCGGACTTAGGGAAAAAACTGTCGCCGCAAAGCGCAACAAAATAAAAACGATTATAATTCCAAAGGCGAATGTCCGAGACCTTGACGAAATTCCAGAGCACGTAAAAAGCGGAATAAAATTTATTCCAGTGTCAAATGTTCAGGAAGTGATTGACATTGTCTTTTAG
- a CDS encoding DUF6675 family protein: protein MKFAFAFFSEFFILVSASFAFPFNLRLSEQELDSALNGEILIRNISSYKNICLDVENAEINSCLDELKELNPRYFVEVLQIRKANDGDEVIKKLSELLSNVESYTEIPYYSERHKTTAPLYSYCKILSDSQVDGIHSFTVDMEMPPFEVYTAEISIKTDYENFLLYKSKNLNDMACISFVRVKENNLRSVVTAFKYNEYWIIYGIGAAKAPKIKFLTHRIEVAFISRVKAFCSFATSFLD from the coding sequence ATGAAATTTGCCTTTGCTTTTTTTTCTGAATTTTTTATTCTTGTTTCTGCTTCTTTTGCTTTTCCGTTTAATTTGAGACTTTCGGAGCAGGAACTCGATTCGGCTTTAAATGGTGAAATTCTTATTCGGAATATCAGCTCGTACAAAAATATTTGCCTTGATGTGGAAAATGCGGAAATAAATTCTTGCCTTGATGAATTGAAAGAGTTGAATCCGCGTTATTTTGTTGAAGTTCTTCAGATTAGGAAAGCAAATGATGGAGATGAAGTTATAAAAAAACTTTCTGAGCTTCTTTCAAATGTTGAGTCTTATACAGAAATTCCTTATTATTCTGAACGGCACAAGACGACAGCTCCGCTTTATTCATACTGCAAAATTCTTTCTGATTCGCAGGTTGATGGAATTCACAGTTTTACTGTTGATATGGAAATGCCGCCTTTTGAAGTTTACACTGCGGAAATTTCGATAAAAACAGATTATGAAAATTTTCTGCTTTATAAGTCAAAAAACTTAAATGACATGGCTTGTATTTCTTTTGTGCGTGTAAAAGAAAATAATCTTAGGTCTGTTGTTACTGCTTTTAAATATAACGAATATTGGATTATCTATGGAATTGGAGCGGCAAAAGCACCCAAAATAAAATTTTTGACGCACAGAATTGAAGTTGCCTTTATTTCTCGAGTAAAAGCATTTTGTTCTTTTGCAACATCTTTTTTAGATTAG
- a CDS encoding FHA domain-containing protein — protein MADTTIINSSPLGQHLDKIAESQQVSYLVFNKKKIQIAAKITMGRESDNDIVIDSKLASRHHCIIQKIRDAYFLKDEGSTNGTFLNGRRIPPDKYVKLNAGDKLTIGSSNLIMG, from the coding sequence ATGGCTGATACAACTATTATAAATTCAAGTCCTTTGGGGCAACATTTGGACAAAATTGCGGAATCTCAGCAGGTTTCGTATCTTGTTTTCAATAAGAAAAAAATTCAGATTGCCGCAAAAATCACAATGGGTCGTGAATCCGATAATGATATTGTGATTGACTCAAAACTGGCAAGCCGTCATCACTGCATCATTCAAAAAATCCGTGATGCCTATTTCTTGAAAGATGAAGGAAGCACAAACGGAACATTTTTAAACGGTCGCAGGATTCCGCCGGATAAATATGTTAAGCTTAATGCCGGAGACAAGCTTACAATTGGCTCTTCAAATCTTATAATGGGCTAG